The Lates calcarifer isolate ASB-BC8 linkage group LG24, TLL_Latcal_v3, whole genome shotgun sequence sequence TGCTCACCATAGTATGGGTACTGGCACTCACACATAGCTAACAAGGTGCCTGACACATCAACACATTTgccatttttaccacattttacTTTGGAGCACGGCTTTTCCCCCATTATCTCCTCATCACTTTTAATAAAGACGACAAACTTCCCAAACAGTTTCCCACATTTCCCTgtgaagagggaggagggtggagatGAGAGAGTGCTCTCTGTGAGTACTAAGTCCTCATCCTCAGGTACTTCTACAGCACTGGTGGAGGTTTGactctttattttaaaagcatgGACTGCTGTGTATGTCTGAGAGAAGCGTTTTCCAAAAACTGTTTCCCGACATTCCTCTAGTTTCTGAGCCACAtctacacacattttaacactcTCAGGTATGCACTTTCTAATAGCTTctttaacagcagcagccttGGAGTGACTTCCTTTCACCTGCTTGGCTACAGCCACTGTAactgctcctctctccacctcagTGAAGCCTGACAGGACATGCCTCTTCAGTAATTTTGGCTTATGCTTCGAGTGTTGGGTTGTAAATGCAACAACCATCCAGTCATACCTGTCATATGTTTTTTCCAAAAATGCCCTGACACTGTCTGctatttgttgatgttttttggtGTCATCAATTTGCTCAAAAATATCTCTCTCTATGTAAACGTCGCTGTCAGATATGCATCGCTGGTGTGATGTGGTTAAAGCTGAGGCAGCCTGGGATGCAATCTTACTGGCTTGATTAACCCTGGCTTTGGTGTTTATGCCTTTGAATTCATAGTACTTTTCATTCAGCATGTTGCCTTTATACATAACTTTGTTCAAATACAGAAACTGGGCTTTAATATCTTTTTCATGACATCGTAATCTATCAGccagcaggtctccaaggttTTGTGTTAAAGACACTGGTTTAGCTGTCAGGTATTTATGCAGGACCAAAGTGTTGTCTGTGTATTGgctgtaaaatgtgaaataatccTGCGTTAGTGCCTCCTTCTCTGAGTTAGTTGTTTGTTTAACACTAAGCATGAGCTCAGTGTATTTAACCCAAGCTTTCTCTATATTGTTCACTGGTATTAGAAAGGCACCAGCTGCCCAGGCATCCCACTTCATCTCTGCACGGAAGGTGTCAAACTTAACATTGAGAGCTTTAAGTTCAGACATGACGATGTCCAGTGGGTCAGCCTGTGGTGTGAGCAGCATTAAGGTTTTTAGTGCTGCAGAAATGGGTTGCCCAGCTATCGGCACCGGTTCTAAGGTAGCAATAAGGACATCTCCAATATCCTTATAATGTTTCTTTAGCCAAGTGCCAAACTTTTTAAACACGTCCTTCTGTTGGTTGTCATGTGATTGTGGCCCCTCATCAGGAGAAGAGCCTGGAGGAGTGCCTAGGACCAGGAGACAGGAGGACACCAACAGCAGGAACAGCAGGCCTGGACACAACATGactgacaatacacacacacacaacatcaaacacattATGAAAGTCACATTCACTTACTTCACTTATCAGTATAATTTTACATATATGACAGTTTACAAAACTCAACTCAGTGATGTCTTTAAAGAAAGATAATGGAAGGTACGGTGGCTCAGAGGGCTCAACAGACTGcaacttgttt is a genomic window containing:
- the LOC108898308 gene encoding uncharacterized protein LOC108898308 isoform X1, translating into MLCPGLLFLLLVSSCLLVLGTPPGSSPDEGPQSHDNQQKDVFKKFGTWLKKHYKDIGDVLIATLEPVPIAGQPISAALKTLMLLTPQADPLDIVMSELKALNVKFDTFRAEMKWDAWAAGAFLIPVNNIEKAWVKYTELMLSVKQTTNSEKEALTQDYFTFYSQYTDNTLVLHKYLTAKPVSLTQNLGDLLADRLRCHEKDIKAQFLYLNKVMYKGNMLNEKYYEFKGINTKARVNQASKIASQAASALTTSHQRCISDSDVYIERDIFEQIDDTKKHQQIADSVRAFLEKTYDRYDWMVVAFTTQHSKHKPKLLKRHVLSGFTEVERGAVTVAVAKQVKGSHSKAAAVKEAIRKCIPESVKMCVDVAQKLEECRETVFGKRFSQTYTAVHAFKIKSQTSTSAVEVPEDEDLVLTESTLSSPPSSLFTGKCGKLFGKFVVFIKSDEEIMGEKPCSKVKCGKNGKCVDVSGTLLAMCECQYPYYGEHCEMSLESYKSLLQWEPERRTPNPERFRKGMSVPPANRRPSQGTQGRSAQRQSLQPIPGKSANRRSQQKNSAKGRPRKKTSRSSAKRRARKKTSRGSAKRRPRKKTPRGSAKRRARKKTPRGSAKRRPRTKTPRGSAKRRPRTKTPRGSAKGRPLKKTPRDSAKRRPRLNNQKPSKRERSNSRPRTPGHSGYASFCGSLCVDKTH
- the LOC108898308 gene encoding uncharacterized protein LOC108898308 isoform X2 translates to MLCPGLLFLLLVSSCLLVLGTPPGSSPDEGPQSHDNQQKDVFKKFGTWLKKHYKDIGDVLIATLEPVPIAGQPISAALKTLMLLTPQADPLDIVMSELKALNVKFDTFRAEMKWDAWAAGAFLIPVNNIEKAWVKYTELMLSVKQTTNSEKEALTQDYFTFYSQYTDNTLVLHKYLTAKPVSLTQNLGDLLADRLRCHEKDIKAQFLYLNKVMYKGNMLNEKYYEFKGINTKARVNQASKIASQAASALTTSHQRCISDSDVYIERDIFEQIDDTKKHQQIADSVRAFLEKTYDRYDWMVVAFTTQHSKHKPKLLKRHVLSGFTEVERGAVTVAVAKQVKGSHSKAAAVKEAIRKCIPESVKMCVDVAQKLEECRETVFGKRFSQTYTAVHAFKIKSQTSTSAVEVPEDEDLVLTESTLSSPPSSLFTGKCGKLFGKFVVFIKSDEEIMGEKPCSKVKCGKNGKCVDVSGTLLAMCECQYPYYGEHCEMSLESYKSLLQWEPERRTPNPERFRKGMSVPPANRRPSQGTQGRSAQRQSLQPIPGKSANRRSQQKNSAKGRPRKKTSRSSAKRRARKKTSRGSAKRRPRKKTPRGSAKRRARKKTPRGSAKRRPRTKTPRGSAKGRPLKKTPRDSAKRRPRLNNQKPSKRERSNSRPRTPGHSGYASFCGSLCVDKTH
- the LOC108898308 gene encoding uncharacterized protein LOC108898308 isoform X5, translating into MLCPGLLFLLLVSSCLLVLGTPPGSSPDEGPQSHDNQQKDVFKKFGTWLKKHYKDIGDVLIATLEPVPIAGQPISAALKTLMLLTPQADPLDIVMSELKALNVKFDTFRAEMKWDAWAAGAFLIPVNNIEKAWVKYTELMLSVKQTTNSEKEALTQDYFTFYSQYTDNTLVLHKYLTAKPVSLTQNLGDLLADRLRCHEKDIKAQFLYLNKVMYKGNMLNEKYYEFKGINTKARVNQASKIASQAASALTTSHQRCISDSDVYIERDIFEQIDDTKKHQQIADSVRAFLEKTYDRYDWMVVAFTTQHSKHKPKLLKRHVLSGFTEVERGAVTVAVAKQVKGSHSKAAAVKEAIRKCIPESVKMCVDVAQKLEECRETVFGKRFSQTYTAVHAFKIKSQTSTSAVEVPEDEDLVLTESTLSSPPSSLFTGKCGKLFGKFVVFIKSDEEIMGEKPCSKVKCGKNGKCVDVSGTLLAMCECQYPYYGEHCEMSLESYKSLLQWEPERRTPNPERFRKGMSVPPANRRPSQGTQGRSAQRQSLQPIPGKSANRRSQQKNSAKGRPRKKTSRSSAKRRARKKTSRGSAKRRPRKKTPRGSAKGRPLKKTPRDSAKRRPRLNNQKPSKRERSNSRPRTPGHSGYASFCGSLCVDKTH
- the LOC108898308 gene encoding uncharacterized protein LOC108898308 isoform X4 — protein: MLCPGLLFLLLVSSCLLVLGTPPGSSPDEGPQSHDNQQKDVFKKFGTWLKKHYKDIGDVLIATLEPVPIAGQPISAALKTLMLLTPQADPLDIVMSELKALNVKFDTFRAEMKWDAWAAGAFLIPVNNIEKAWVKYTELMLSVKQTTNSEKEALTQDYFTFYSQYTDNTLVLHKYLTAKPVSLTQNLGDLLADRLRCHEKDIKAQFLYLNKVMYKGNMLNEKYYEFKGINTKARVNQASKIASQAASALTTSHQRCISDSDVYIERDIFEQIDDTKKHQQIADSVRAFLEKTYDRYDWMVVAFTTQHSKHKPKLLKRHVLSGFTEVERGAVTVAVAKQVKGSHSKAAAVKEAIRKCIPESVKMCVDVAQKLEECRETVFGKRFSQTYTAVHAFKIKSQTSTSAVEVPEDEDLVLTESTLSSPPSSLFTGKCGKLFGKFVVFIKSDEEIMGEKPCSKVKCGKNGKCVDVSGTLLAMCECQYPYYGEHCEMSLESYKSLLQWEPERRTPNPERFRKGMSVPPANRRPSQGTQGRSAQRQSLQPIPGKSANRRSQQKNSAKGRPRKKTSRSSAKRRARKKTSRGSAKRRPRKKTPRGSAKRRPRTKTPRGSAKGRPLKKTPRDSAKRRPRLNNQKPSKRERSNSRPRTPGHSGYASFCGSLCVDKTH
- the LOC108898308 gene encoding uncharacterized protein LOC108898308 isoform X3; this translates as MLCPGLLFLLLVSSCLLVLGTPPGSSPDEGPQSHDNQQKDVFKKFGTWLKKHYKDIGDVLIATLEPVPIAGQPISAALKTLMLLTPQADPLDIVMSELKALNVKFDTFRAEMKWDAWAAGAFLIPVNNIEKAWVKYTELMLSVKQTTNSEKEALTQDYFTFYSQYTDNTLVLHKYLTAKPVSLTQNLGDLLADRLRCHEKDIKAQFLYLNKVMYKGNMLNEKYYEFKGINTKARVNQASKIASQAASALTTSHQRCISDSDVYIERDIFEQIDDTKKHQQIADSVRAFLEKTYDRYDWMVVAFTTQHSKHKPKLLKRHVLSGFTEVERGAVTVAVAKQVKGSHSKAAAVKEAIRKCIPESVKMCVDVAQKLEECRETVFGKRFSQTYTAVHAFKIKSQTSTSAVEVPEDEDLVLTESTLSSPPSSLFTGKCGKLFGKFVVFIKSDEEIMGEKPCSKVKCGKNGKCVDVSGTLLAMCECQYPYYGEHCEMSLESYKSLLQWEPERRTPNPERFRKGMSVPPANRRPSQGTQGRSAQRQSLQPIPGKSANRRSQQKNSAKGRPRKKTSRSSAKRRARKKTSRGSAKRRPRKKTPRGSAKRRPRTKTPRGSAKRRPRTKTPRGSAKGRPLKKTPRDSAKRRPRLNNQKPSKRERSNSRPRTPGHSGYASFCGSLCVDKTH